TTTGGTTCATGTTTGCACTATGACTATGAGCAAAGCATAAGTTTTTCAGATCCAGTATTAAAAAGTTCAAGAACTTGACCAAGTCTTAAGCACGGAAGCATCAGTTAGCTATAGCCATATCATTGGGAGTCACTTAATGTCAAAGGTATTGACTCAGGGCCAGTGAAAATGCAAATATTAAGAGAACTGGATTATGATGACTTGGTCTGTGAACATTTTCAGCTTAACAAGTCTGATACTGTATCTTCTACAGCATGGGTAAGATGTGATGGGATTGAGTATCCTTGTGGGTCTGTTGTTTGTGTTGATGTGGTGGATGAAATGCCATTGTTCAGTAAAATTGTTGAAATTATCCTCAGAAAGGAAGGGACATATTTGGTTTTGATGGGAATGGAGGCAGTTTATGTTGAACACCTGCACGCCTTTCAGGTTAAAGAACttgattgtttttgtattgtgaaACAAAATGAACTGCAGCTCCCCAAACCATGGGGTCGCAAGGGGGTGCTTGCATGTCCACTGAAATTTTCAGGAAAAAAGTACTGTGGGGTCACCATTTTATTTTAGGTTTAAAAGATATAAACACTTTAGATCTGTTCAGCACATCAACACAAGGAAAAGGTAGCCTAAATATACTGATCTATAAACACATAAAAACTACAGATACAGTGGTGACCAAATTTGAATCCTTCAGTTTCAGGCGTCAAACCGAAAAGACGGCAATATGATGAGCATTATTTACAACTATATGGTTACAAACTTAGAGGTTGATGCACAACAACCTTTATGTGTCATTTGTCAGGAGATTTGAAGCTAATTACAGCATGCAACCTGCTTAAAtccacagacatctgaacaaaacTCATGAATTTTTCCAAAGAACGCTTCAAGCTTTTCAAGATCAGAAAAAAAGTTGTCTgagaatttgtcaaattaaatgtaaaggccATTGAAGCTTCATATCACGTTGTGCTGTGTATTGCCAAGGTGAAAAAAACATTGATTCTGCCAGCAGCCAAAGATATGTGTTCCTTGATGGTAGGAGAGACAGTGGCTTCTAAGCTTGATTGTACTCCACTCTCTGACAACACTGTGGGTCAGTGCATCTCTGACATGGCACAGGATGTGAAGGAGCAAGTGTAAGACAGCATCAGGCAGAgcccattttttttttgcactccaGATCGACGAATCCACCAATGTGGCCATATGTGAGGTACGTGGAAAAAAATGGATATTCAATGAGAGTTCCTATTCAGTAGTCCTttcatttctgcaattctccagctgtgatctttGGAGAATTTTGGGcaacttgaaccatcctcctcacagTGCATAGAGTCAATATAGACACTCGTCCTCTTCCAGTCCTATtgttaacatctccagttgattgaaacttcttaattattgccctgatggtggaaatgggcaatTTCAATGCATtatctattttcttatagccacttcccattttgtgaagctaaaaaaaaacattttgccacacatcataaCTATATTCTTTGGTCTTAACAATTGTGATtgatgactaagggaatttgtCCAGTGTTACCTCAAATGTATACCCATGTAAAAAGTCATGGCTAAACAATTTCATGTTTCTAGTCACCCAGGTAtaccaacatttttttaaaatatgaatggggaAATAGACTTTAGATATATTTTGCTCATTTAGGATATCTAGGGGTGTCAATAATTGTGGCaaacgtgttttggagaaaaacatttatttaattaggaGACTACCCCCCTTTCAAATAGTTTACTTCAATAAAAGttcgatttttgtgaatattttaaacgaaaaatcaaaaggataaacCATAAAGACATATTTTCCACAGCCTtctttcacattttcttcagaaaataaatCTGGTTTATCACCTACTTTCACTCAATACACGGTTACAGAACTGGTAGCCAAGGCTGAGCATTCAGAATTTTCAGAGGGCATTGTAGATCCCGTTTTGGTATGTGCATTTGCATTAAAACTTATGGTCACATATTAGTATGCAAGAGCACGTCTGAATATGTCTGCTAATTTCTCTTTTTGTGGCTCTGTCACAGTCATTTACCATTATGCCTAAAATTAAAGCTGTGCTACTCAACAGTAAGACAGACATTTGTGTCTACGGGACAGCATCGGAttctcacatgcatacacaccgactcaaaacaaacacttgcTCAATCAAGCATCTAGTCCCAAACCACCTTCACACAGACTACCAAGTCTTATCCGCCTTCTTCCACTTTCTACTAACATCCTCCCCCTTTAACTGCATTGTGTTGCAAATACAAAACCCAAGCTGCCAACAAAGGTTGCCTTGGATACactctcagcacacacacactcttaaaaACACTCACACAATGGGGCTAAAGGGGCCCCCAGGAATGAACAGAGCATGGGAACGGGGAACAGGCAGAACAAGACCGAAAGAAGGTAGTGGCGCTAATGAACTAGACTGACCCGTTGACACTGATGGTGGACTCCCTTCTAGAGTGCTAGGTCTAGAAAGCTTCCTTTTATTTCCTTTGCTTCATAACTGTGCTCTCATCTCACAAGGACCCACAGGCAGACATACTTTTAAAACAAAGTATGGTTTTGGAATTTACAAGACAACTGTTTGggttttgcaaaaaaaataaaataataaagtgtgCAATTGGTAGTACATGGGTACTTTATACATTACATTtccattaactttttttttttttaattatcaagaTCTTGGAGTAGAATAACAATGAACGTGTAAGAGAAAGTGTATTTTTGGTGCCGTGACTTGTTCccatttcttttaagtttttccaaatttttaacCACCTCTTTGCATTTTAAATGATCCTTCTGTGTAAAAGTACACAAATTATTTATTGGCTAGTTTTTCAAATTAGGTTATTAAAGCTGCATGCGTAACAACTATAAAATAGCAAAGGTATAGAATATAACATAACAGGACATGTAAACTTCCCAAAAGTAGCCCATTTCCTGTCCAATATCCActatttttgttgatgttttcTCAAAATTACTCCATTAAGTGGAACTGGAACCTGAAccagaatcattaaattccttacCATTTTCTTTCCTTATTTTTGGCGAAGTACCACACAGAGTCTTTAAAATAggtcataattttatatatatatttgttatttgccTTTCttaaaacataacctgtattacAGAACTGAAACCATACGGTTTTCCATCACAGCACAGAAAACTTTCGAAGAGATGAACTACTAACCTAACCCTTTTGAACCACAAAACATAAAGCCACCACATAGGGCAAAACAGATTCCAGGTCTCGACTGTCATGTTCATGTTACTTCTCTTTTACTCTGTTCCCTAAGGTAAAATACATTCTGAAAAGAGCAATAAATCTGAGCTAACTATCTTTGTGTACACATCCCAGAGTGAGACTTATTGAAGTCAAGGGTTTGACATTTTATAGAGAATTGGTTAAACAAGCCGAAAATCTTTCAAAATCTCTCACACGCTTCACAGAGTAGCATGGGGTTCACAACATTTGGTCTAAGCAACCAGTCACTGTTTTAACACCAATAAAGTTGAAGCTTGTTGAAACTTAGGTGGTTTTGATCATTAGCCAACATGGTTTTTATCCATCAAGAGAACAGTAGTGAGATATGGTAATGTCTGGATGGTAAACCTTATTCTATGAATCTTGTGAAATTAGCACAAATCAGTCTGCTATAAATCTTAGGGTTACTACAACAAAACACATTGCATGAATGTAGCATGTGAATCATACAAGATTTTTTGTACCACAATGGTTTCCGTAGACATGATAATGAATTACAGAAGTATCTTTTCCTTTACAACCACAGATAGATGATGTTGTGGTAACTCACCCTGAAGCAATCAGTGCCCGAGACTGTGCCATGGCAATTCTTTGCAGGGCAGGGCGGCTAAGGCCAGCCAGACTGCTGCGAGGTGGCAGTGGGGCGGCACATGCTGCTGATGCTGTCGAGACGGGACCCAGAACACGAGCAGAGGGTGTGGGAGCGCAGGTGGTCACTGTAGATATAAGGGTGTTGGAGGGTGTAAGCACACTTGGGTTGGGTGTGGAAATAGTAGTGTGGGGTGTGGTGGAAGGAGGTAGGGGTGGCGGTACAGCAGGTGGAGGAGGACGGTTGGAAGATATTGACAGGGCAGCAGTGGCTGAGCCCAGGAAAGACAGGGAGTGACCAAAGCCTCCAATGGCACCCGAGGTGGAGTTCCTGTGTGGGGAAAGTACTCTGGAAAGGGAAGGAGGGTGAGGGAGTGTGAGCGAGTAAGAGTGTCCCCTTGATGCCACTTTGGGGCTTGGTGGTTTGGGTGCCGGCGGTGGCTTCCGCCCAAGAGTTTGTGCCATACTAGGGGTCTTGACACCCAAGACTAGCATACACTGTTGGCAGGAACATGGTTGACCCAATGATGTAATTGCAGAAGCCGGGAGAGCTCCACTTGGATAGGCACTGCCATTCCCTCCACTAACCCCAGATACACCAACTCCCAGGAGTCCACCACTTCCAGCAGAAGACCACGCATGGGGCTTTGGCAGAGGGCCAGAGACGAGCGGATAGGCCAGATCCGAGCGTCTCTGGATTCGTCTGCGCCGCTGTGTCTGCCCATTGATCTGCGTCATTCCTTGCAAGTCTATGAGGTAGCAGAAGCCCAGTGGTGTTAAGTCTATCCAGGGCTGTTGCCGATCACGAGCCACTTGGATCGCGATGCTTACCTCTGTGTCATATGGAGTCCATGAGCCTGAGTCATTCTCCCATTCCCACACCCAACCCTGTCCCGGTGCTGACCGTGGGTCGTAGAAACTTCGCCGCACGGGCCTAAGTGTACCTGAACACAAGAGTAATGACATGTTAGCCTTGCAAAACAGAAAgacaatatacaaaatatacatcgGTGTTATCATTTTTGTTAAAATCCCAACAAATTCACATTGTCACATCCTCTGCAACCAACTGATGGTTGGgaaaatatatatagtattaGAGCATTAGTGCAACTGAACAAAACATTTagctcatttacatggacacGATGACATCATTATTTGTGTGAAAGCTGCTCAAGACACGAAAGTGGCAATCACGTTCACATGCACTGTGTAAGCAGCGTACTCTTTCATATGTGGCTCGGTCAGAAGGCAGAatcctaggtgtgttaaaccgttTCCTCTTAATTCCTTAAACGCCATAAGGACAATGGCGTTTGGTTTTACATCTCGCTTTCTGCAAAACCCATGGAATAAGCCTcttttttttaagtgcatgtaaacagggtCACTGATTAAGCATGATTTGCTTCTTGCTAGTTGAAGTAGGTGGTATTTACAATTCTCATGCTAGACAGCATTTCAATGGACAAAAACATGTTTATGCCTATGCGTACAAgacgagtcatcaatattttggtcCAATTTTCTGgaataaataatgatttattttgccAAGTTTAGGAGAACACTAACAAATAAATGGCCTAAAAGCTAACACACATTAACTAACTCCAACTgagatttcatggggtctttatcAGTGCAAAAGTCAAAAATAAACAccttaaaatgtcaaaaatgacAACAACTGAACCACAACAATGACATTCAAACAATGAGATAACGTTTTTTATGTTGTTCCATAAACTGTAACAATTCTTTTGAgacataataaaaacaattacaggCTTATGCATGTTCCAGATTCCACAATCCAAGAGACCTAAGCATTAAATAATGAGTACTAAAGTTTGATTAGTCTGATGAATTTGACAGTCCACATACTGCAACACAAAGGTTATACATCCACCCCCCATGACCTCACTCTACTACCATACATTTATCAATTTCCACCTCCTCCCTTGTGTTTTTGGGAGCGATGGGTTGCTACCCTTCGCCGACCCTATTCTCTCCATTCCTCCATCTTCCTATGAAGTGTAGTGAGCCTTGCACAATTGCTTTTGTCAGCGTGGGTGATGGAGTCTCCAAAATTCTGACAGCCAACAATCCACCATTTGTTTTGGCTTCACGTTGCCCATTTATATGAGTTCACTTTATTCCTTCCTTCTCACCAGCACAGCACTCATGTGTTAACGTGAACATTTCTCAATCATTAAGTGTTAATGGCAGACCCACTTGAACTCAAATGCCCACAATGAATGAGacaaacaaaaatgaattaaaaaccaTGAAGCTTAAAACTGATGTAGGTGAGTTGGCTTGTGATAAAATAAATAGAGgcctttataatatattttttgtccccCCAAAAAGCTTTCAAAGCATCTGCAGATGGTCATGCTCAAACTATCCCAATAACAGGGATCGACCAATAGGGGTTTTCAATGACTAACACTGATATCAAGAAATCAGGGTGGATGAAGGCTGATGTAATGTTGATCAATGTTGGTTAATGACATCCACAAAAAAGTTTAACCTTTATTTTACACAACATTCACTCAAAGTATTGGATATGTGACTATCTATCGACAAGGCTGTCAGTACATTTTGGAACCGTCACAGGGAGGAATTACGACTTAAGCCGGGTTTACGCTGTGCGGTTTTGGCCATGATTTTGCCTTTGAGACAAATTTTGGGAATCGTAAATGggtaattatcaaaatatggtgACAAGCATGTCCCTTGAATTTTCAGTCATGAAAAAgacttcaaaaaagaaaaaacccatTTAAAATGCATCATTCTATAACCTaaactttaattaaataatatacaacagttagttctgatccttgaatctgattggacgagagacgttccaagAGTTCTAATGGTCTCACacaatgcttcactgtgtgtcCCACTTGTGTTAGTGcctttctaaactaaagtgtaagagcaatgcagatgtgttaagagatCCGTCTCTTtccatttaattttgtgacattacatattttagccagaaGGAGAAGgtaaaagaccatttttgtgtgtaatatgagccagttggtgatgtattGTGAGTCAGAGTCACTCAACAGCACTctgtgatcgctcatattactactacattactaaagctaggaaacagctttaaactaacatcttcagtaagaaagtagttccatgcaaaaattcattttttgtgaccgtactcagttccaatttatttatttttttacatttacttgttcattgaactgttgtatataagcaatatcatactctcaatcgtgctatatggccctaaatcagcactgctgtgattacctaagGCACTCAGCCctcggccgaatcacagcagtgctgatttagggccatatcgcactcttgcttgtgtgatattgcttaaatatgaatTGGTTTGACTTTATATCGATTTacgcactttaaaaaaaaaaagatatgttcGAATTTGTCAATTGCCTGAAAAAACCCTTGTCCCCTTCAGCTGGTACACCACATCTATTACATTTACAGGTATATGGGTTTATTTTTACTAACTTTGTTTTCTCAGGTCAAGCGCAAGGCAGGTGTGCAAAAATCTAAACCAAATAAGTAATTAAgaatttaagtaatttaaaatgaatgtttgcTCCTTTGTTTCATGTCAACGGTGCtatcaatgtaaaaaaatagcattttgaaaatacaaaaagttgTAGAAATGAACTTCCAAGGCCAAAGAAGAAGATGATGCTGCTCAAATGAGCAAATAGTGAATTTCCCACCATGTTGAAAaagttattaatttacatttgaactgTTATTTTTCTACATGGTTCAATTAAATATGTCATCGGTGCTACACTGTTTAATGTTTCtgtgaaagtaataaaaggaataaaaataatttattaaattgtgtgatttattgattttagtcTGATCAGTGGTGTATGTTTTGTGATACCTGGTATTATGATGTGCCTCCGGTGATCCGATCACATCAcgtaaatgtgtctcctgtgaccacttgtgttcagatttggaggggaggttCCGTTTcttgatgacatacatcaatgactatgtcagtgtgttacagcATGACAATAAACCGCAACaatgtcagaaaagacaaagaaagcgcgaaaaaaataacagcatgctGTTTCTCCCAAAAGCTACTGAAATTTAATCTAggcacaaacgcaacatgtcaagcagaattatccattaatTTAGTGGTTTACCTGTATTAAAAGAACTTCAGTTgtttgtgcttgtcatctgtaATGACATCAGACACAgtaaagaagatctgtgaagctcTCATGATTGTATATGATTACGCTCTTAAAAatgtgattgacaggtgaggagtGGTGCTTCGCTGCTACCGGGACAcatacaggatggattagcgtttacacctcatgTGTGAtctggtcacatgcgtttttgatcacatttgtatgtggtttttgcaatctgatcacaaaacattttagaccccatttacacaTGTATTAATGGGCttaccacatgtgatcggatcacccaaaatgcattttaataccaggtggatACAGGGTCATTGACACCATCTTAGAAAATTCATCTTTTAAGAGAATATGTCACTGGTGTTATTGTCACTGGTGTAACCGAGTACATGTTACAACCCAAtacttaaaactaaataaattaaaagcagtcaagttgtcctttatgaataaaataatgttatCTTTAATGCGTGAAAACTGAACTAAACATTTCAAAGCAAGTCGGAAAGTCAATATTTTTCAAAACTGACCCAAAACATTGATCTTATCGAAGGGCAAAATCGGCAGTCTTTTATTCTGTGTTCTGCAATGGCCGACAAATTTCGACAAAGTTCTGGCAGTGTCCGAAATTTTTCGTCGCCGTCTTGCAGTGTGATTGCTCTAATGATGACCAGTTGAAGATATTAACCGAGCGACCGGTTATTACGCCGATTGGGACCGATGTCTTGGCAACGATATGTATCCTAAAGTCTGACATAATGTTTAATTGCTTATAACCAAGATCTCGTCATGTTGTATAGTCTGACATGCAACAATGTAAAGGATCATACCGTGAACATTCTGCTTTCGGTTAATCTGCCATATGTGCAGATATTGGCCTGCATCTTTAATCTCAAAAAGGTCCATATATCGGTCTCTCTCAACAATACTGAGATTATATGTGCATTTAAATGATCTCAAAGCAAATATAATAACCATTCATAAGAAAAAGgttattaaaaataatggataataaaaatacacagaaaaaaaaacaatagcttAACATTAGGGTAAGATGTCGGATGAAAAATTGCCTCACCGGTATCTTGCCGAAACTGGTGCAAAGACTGCAGGTCAATGATGTACGGCGATAGACGTGAGTCGACCTGGCCCAGCACCACGCTCCCGACTCCGCGAGGGTCGCTGCGGATCACCGCCTCGATATGATGTGACACCGCTGGGCTGTAGGGTCGCCAGCGCCCGTGCTCGTTCAGCCATTCCCAGACGACCACGGCCGAGGCTAGCAACATCTCATACCTGtgcaatgaaaatacaaaaatcacatcCACAATAATGTCATTTGACAGAGTCTTTTACtcagtttatttttttgcagCGTCTAATTCCCGCTCGTGCACAGGTGTACGTCATGATTCATCCGACCACAAAGGGAATATGTTATGGACGATGTTGAGTTGTATGGAAGACGTTTAATTAACACATTTCCTTAAAATGACCATACATAAATCTGCAAGGGGGGTCTTTAAATAATTTCGTCTCATACATCCTAAACCACACGAATATTCACGATCTCCAAAAATAAAATGGTAGCGGTTCAATTTGTGATTGTGTTGCTCGCTTTGTGTgaattataacatgttataacaaACCCATATTAACGGACTGGCGTTGAAAGTGCGAGACGAAACAACACCGCAAAGTAAAAAGACCAGTTTTCTCTAAAACgcgctaataataataataataataaaaagacatgCAAGCACTCACCAGTAAGAGATCTGTCGTGTTTACTCGTTTGCATTCAAACCGTAAAAGACGAAGGTGATTCCTTAGGATAATCCATCTTAACTAGCAAAAGTATCCGTGCAATATAACAATAGtcctagatttttttttctctcagagGAAAATGCAAATGGaattattgcattattttgctttaaaatccACTGTCGACGCAGGGCGCTGTTAAAGAGCTCTTAAAATGGCAGGACTCATTTTGCCTAGTGCTACGTGAAGACATTTAAACgttattatttttcaagtaaagaatgtgacatttttgcaGGACTCTTCGATTGTTTGCGTGCGTCTGCCTACGGTCACGCCCACCGCTGCTAAACTTACTAATGGCGTGTCGAGATCTACGCCCACTGAAGCTTAACCAACCAATGATCTGCGCAAAAGTGCAACTTCCGACTCATTAGTGTATCCTCCCCGCATTTTTAAGAACGTAGTGCATGCGATGTTTTTTGTGCTTACTACATAAACTCTCTGAATTCAACATAACGAAGATATACCGATTTTTAAAGAAACAATACAATTTTGTTGTGCGTTGGTGTAAGATATTGTCTTTGCGAgaggaattaaaataaaatgtgtggagATGCCGGGGATTGAACCCGGGGCCTCATACATGCGAAGCAtgcgctctaccactgagctacatcCCCCCTAATCGCGGACTTGTATCCAATTTATCCTAAACATGTTGAATGGCTTTAACGCGAGAGGAGTTCAATGTAAACTTCATAGAATGGTGGATCTCTAGGAACAGGATTGAGCATCTCTGATATTATAATATGAATTTCATAAAGCTACGTTCACAGAATCTTCATCATTTAGAGTtcatatttctattattttataatactTGTATGTATTCTTCTATATTTAGCCTGTATCTTTTCAACCCCATCTAAACTGTTAGAGGATCATTATCAAAATATGGtgacaaacatgtcccttgactttCGGTTATGAAATAGATTTCAAATAATCAAGAAACCccatttaaaattaattctacaaactaacattttattaaatacactcactgagcacttacaAGGAACACCTGTTTACCTACTTACTCATGCAATtatcagtgcaatgcataaaattatgcagatatgggtcaggattttcagttaatgttcacgtcaactatcagaatggggacaattttgatctcagtgatttcgatgtggcatgattgttggtgccagacgggctgatttgagtattttttctctagaatttactcagaatggtgccagaaacaaaaagcatccagtgagcagcagttctgcagttGGAGACTTCTTGCTGAAGAGacaggtcaatagagaatggccagacttgttcagactgacaaagtctacagttacTCAGATAACCAATTGTAGTACATACAATTGTAGTGGGTAGAATagctcagaatgcacaacatgtcgaaccttgaggcggatgggctacaacagcagacgaCCATCTTAGAAATGTAATAGAATTGATAGAATTTGTCACTGGTGTTATCGTCACTGGTGTTACAACCCCCAAATAAACAAAACtagataatataataaaagttgtcctttttgaataaataaaatatcaagttattccaaaaatgttttaCCCTCAGCTTTTATGAGCGaaaactgaactgaattgaaaatgtaaaaaaaagaaaaatgtgagaaTGTCCCAATCACAGGGTAAACCATTTCttcaaatacattaataataattttgacctAACCCATTAACTTTTGATCTAGCTCTAAATTATCTTGAGTGGTTTCATGGTTGCAGCCCCCAAATGGTTGGTGGTTCAATGTCTTAATGTTATCTTAATGTTAGTTAGCCAGAGAAAACACTAGAAATGTTCACAATCACTTCATTgacatgatattttttttattgtaaaaatattaaCATCTCATAAAAAGTTAAAcaagtatatatttaaaatgtattttcaaatagTTTGAATAGTTTCTTTGTTTCCAAAGAAAACGAACagtaaaaagcaaaaataatggTGCGTTATTGTGTACCATATTTACTCAATGTTAAACTTATTCTTACCTACAAAACTGTCTGTAACACTTGAACCCACTGAGCAAAGGCAACTTGCCTATTCATTTCTAAAACCATGTCTCTACTCATCTCTGTGCTTTTCATAAAGCAGTCAAGTCATTACCCCCATCTTTGTTCTCCTCAGACCAAATAGCACTACCGGCAGATGGCTTGAGGTCTGTAAGCAATCCCACTTTCTCTTCGTTCTTCGCCTCTTCACTTTGTGTATCCTCCTCTCCAGCTGCCGCCTCATTTTGTTTCTCCTCTTCCTCAGTAACTCTTTTCTGGTCCTCTTTCCTCAGATTTAACCTCTCCCTCAGGTCAATGCTAGAATAGTCATCCGAAGAATCATCTTTGACATCTCCACTTTCCTGTTCGTCATCCTCATCGCCGTGACTTTCATTCTGTTTGTCGttatcatcctcctcctccacgTCCCCTCCTTCAATACCTTGCATGACCTCTTCCTCTTCATCACGGGGTCGAGGCCATATGTTAACACCAAATCTGTTTTCCACAAATCCAACTCCTTGTCTCAATCGGTCCCGCAGGCCGCCTTCGGCGAAGACTGCACGTTGGAGGGTGTACTGTCCATTTGTGTCAGCATTTAGTCTCTTATAAAGGTACACCAAAGCCAGAACAAGTATGACCCATATGAAGAGGAGGGCAATGACAGTTGGGGTACTATCAGCGGAGTAAGACGTCATGGCTATAGCATGAAGAAAATAGAAGCACACTTGttgaaatacatacaaataaatttatttaatgTAGAATCAAgaatttcactgaaaaattacttacatttcagtTATTTCTCACCAGATCTATTGTATGCCTTAAGAAAACTTGGACGATGATGCACAAGCGACATGGACctattttattcctttttttaaactttgtattCACTATCAATGTCATTGTACCAGGATATGTATTCAAatctttcattttgtgttttgcatgaGAAAGCAAGTCATATGTGTTTTGGACTCAATGCTAGATGTGTATAAATATGATGAAGAACTCTATATTGTATTCCTGAGCTTGAGGTGGGTATTAACCAAAACTCATGTTCTATTGAATCTGTCTTGAACTGAGGTTTATTTGCCAGGGTGAGCACTGCATTCCCGCCATACAGTGTTGGACAGTAAACCCACTGCAATAGCACACAGGAAGTAATCATGCTTACATTCATTTTTGAAACATTTGCAGGAAATCACTTTAGTTTCTCACATCATCATAATTGTGCAACTGTGACACCCTTCTAAACTAACTAGCCTATTAATTCAAGTTTCTGAATAAATGAGAGTTCCCAAGCACTTAACAGCACTTAGTTTGCAAATTTTGCTGATACAGCTGTGAATGCTTTAAATGTGGCATggacaaatgtttttattgtgtattATTGTCCCAAGTAATATGCCAAATAAGATCATATGACAAAAATTCCTAAACGAGGGAAAATTAACCAAATCTAAAATTATGTTTGAAGACAGAAATCACCTCAAGTTACCTAAAGCCCATATGCAATGTGCCACTAAAACACGTGATTTTTACATACATAGGTATGTACGTAGAACATTTATAGTTGGACAAGTGACTGTCAGAGATTGTTTTTTAGGAGT
The sequence above is a segment of the Xyrauchen texanus isolate HMW12.3.18 chromosome 2, RBS_HiC_50CHRs, whole genome shotgun sequence genome. Coding sequences within it:
- the LOC127653077 gene encoding E3 ubiquitin-protein ligase DTX4-like, whose product is MLLASAVVVWEWLNEHGRWRPYSPAVSHHIEAVIRSDPRGVGSVVLGQVDSRLSPYIIDLQSLHQFRQDTGTLRPVRRSFYDPRSAPGQGWVWEWENDSGSWTPYDTEVSIAIQVARDRQQPWIDLTPLGFCYLIDLQGMTQINGQTQRRRRIQRRSDLAYPLVSGPLPKPHAWSSAGSGGLLGVGVSGVSGGNGSAYPSGALPASAITSLGQPCSCQQCMLVLGVKTPSMAQTLGRKPPPAPKPPSPKVASRGHSYSLTLPHPPSLSRVLSPHRNSTSGAIGGFGHSLSFLGSATAALSISSNRPPPPAVPPPLPPSTTPHTTISTPNPSVLTPSNTLISTVTTCAPTPSARVLGPVSTASAACAAPLPPRSSLAGLSRPALQRIAMAQSRALIASGVPTVPVKNLNGSSPVHPALAGITGILMSAAGLPVCLTRPPKLVLHPPPVSKSDIKPVPGLGHCCRKTTKKQARKGRTSEEVVRRYLQKVRNPPEEDCTICMESLCGPSGYKGPGVGGISRAESVGRLSQCGHQYHLQCLVAMYNNGNKDGSLQCPTCKTIYGVKTGNQPPGKMEYHVIPHSLPGHPDCKTIRLIYNIPPGIQGPEHPNPGKPFTARGFPRHCYLPDSEKGRLVLKLLLVAWDRRLIFSVGTSSTTGETDTVIWNEVHHKTEFGSNLTGHGYPDSGHLDNVLEELRAQGITEEECMRD
- the si:ch211-119e14.1 gene encoding FK506-binding protein 4, whose product is MTSYSADSTPTVIALLFIWVILVLALVYLYKRLNADTNGQYTLQRAVFAEGGLRDRLRQGVGFVENRFGVNIWPRPRDEEEEVMQGIEGGDVEEEDDNDKQNESHGDEDDEQESGDVKDDSSDDYSSIDLRERLNLRKEDQKRVTEEEEKQNEAAAGEEDTQSEEAKNEEKVGLLTDLKPSAGSAIWSEENKDGGNDLTAL